The Candidatus Acidiferrales bacterium genomic interval TATCAGGTTCCGTCTGAATTCAGTCTTGAGTACAATTCAAGAAGTGCCCCGTTTGTCTTTATTGTTTTTTCGTCATGGGTAATCATATTCATTCTCTTTGCGGCAGGTTTGGTGATTTTTCTAAAGCGATACAACGAAGGTGAGGCGGGAGTCGGATCATCGCTGCAAGTGAGTTCGACATATTACATCATGGCTGCAATATCGATCGTCCTGAGTCTGCCTAATATTTCAAGAGCCGTGCAGATAAGTTCACTAAATTTATTTTATCAGACCATAGTGGTTGCAGTAGCAATGCTCCTTCTATGGATCCCCCTTCAGGCCATCCTTACTTTCTCGGCATGGGGGATCGGGGAATCGTCGGCACGGGCGCAGTGGCCTGAAAAACTTTTTACGTTTGATGCGGCTACACATCTAAGATTCCTCAACGAAAAAGTCGGGGTTTCAATACTTCGCGGGTTCGCATTCAGCGGAATTTTGCTCGGAGTCTATGCCGTCGCACATCCGCTGCTCCACATTTATGCGGTGGATGTAAACATGAGTACCCCGTTAGATACCTATTCACCGACGATTCAATCGATCGCCGATTCATTTGCTGTTGGATTATTCTGTGAGACCCTCTACAGATTCGGGGTGCTTTCGTTTTTTGGAAGAAGGCGGCTCACTACCGGGATGATAGTTTCCGCGGCTCTGTTCATACCATCGGTATTCTATGAGCTTCCCTACGGTGAATACCAGATTTCTACCAGAATATTACTTTCTATCGCATTGTCGGCCGTCATGATTTTATTGTTCTTGAAATACGACTTCCTGACCGTCCTCGTTGTGAGCGTACTCTTCAATTTGGCCCACAACCTGATTCCGATTTTCGGATCGAAAGCATCATACTTCGAGTGGAACTCCGTGATTGCCGCCGCCGTCTTAGTCTTACCGATCATAATTTCATTTGTCGCTCTATGGAAGAAGCAGCATTTCGAATTGACGGTCGATCTTATGCCGAAACACATTCGAAGAATAAGCGAGCGAGAGCGGATGGCGAGGGAATTGGAGATCGCAAAGAACGTACAAATCAACCTTCTGCCGCGAAATAGTCCGTCGGTTCCGCAGTTCGAATTCGGAGGAATCTGCATTCCGGCGCTTGAGGTCGGGGGAGATTACTACGACTTCGTTCGAATGAACAACGGAATGATCGGAGCTACGATTGCGGATGTATCCGGCAAGGGTTTACCTGCGGCGATATACATGACTCTCACGAAAGGGGCCCTCCAGGCCTACGGCGAGGAAGAGCCATCACCCAGAAAAGTATTAAACAGGATTAACTCGATAATTTTCCGATCGGTTGCGCGCGGCATTTTTATCAGCATGATTTATGCTGTGATCGATACCAAAGCCAAGAAGGTTCTCTTCGCAAGAGCAGGACATAATCCGCTGGTATATTTTTCCACTGAAAAAAATGACGTGAGACTTTTATCTCCATCCGGCCTCGCGCTCGGACTGGATAACGGCGATAAATTCGAATCAAGCCTCGAGGAGATGGAAATAGTCTTAAAACCCGGTGATTCCCTTATCTTCTACACGGACGGATTCAGCGAAGCGATGGATCCCAGAGCAAACGAATTCGGCGAAGACAGATTGATGCGGCTTATCGAGTCGACGAGAAGCCTGTCAGTAAAGGAGATGCTGACGAAGATCGAAGACGAGGTAAGGAAATTTGTGAGTGGTGCGCCGCAGCACGACGATATGACAATGCTCGTGGTAAAAGTAAAGCCGGACTAAAATTTCTTGGGAGGAGATCGCTTCTAAAGCTGCGAGAGCTTTCTCAGAATCGCTTCGTGTATGTAAGGATTTGCCGCAACTCCGGTTCGTCCGTAAACCGTGGAGTTCCCCTCAAAGTCCGTAAAAATTCCCCCGGCCTCCTCAACTATGATTTTTATCGCGGCCACATCCCACGGACTGACGATCGGGTCAAGCATGGCCTCCGCTGAACCTTCGACAACGAACGTATAACCGAAGCAGTCGCCGAACCCGCGATCATGGTACGCAGACTTTATGATTTCGTTAAATCCGCTATCGTACTTCGTTCCGAGAAAATAACTCAACCCGCCGAAAATGATCGCCGACCTTTCCAATTCCTTGACCTTGCTGACTCTTATCCTCTCGCGGTTTCTGTATGCTCCGTGTCCCTTGGAAGCATAGTAAATCGTTTTCAGTGCGGGGAGTGCCATGATCCCTGCAACTATTTCTCCTTCGCATTCGAGTCCACAGAGTGTACCCCAATAGGGAATTCCACGTGTAAAATTTCTAGTGCCGTCTACAGGATCGATTATCCACCGCATGGACGTCTCACGGCTCATGCCTTCGCCAAATTCCTCGCCAAAGAAACCATGGGCCGGAAATTTCTTAGACAACTCACCGACAAGGAATTTTTCGCACAACTTATCGGCAACCGTGACCGGGCTTTTGTCGGATTTGTAGCTTACTTTGAGGCGGGAATTAAAATATTTCAGCGTGATGCGCTCCGAATCCTTCACAACCTTCAGAGCGTATTCTAATTCTTTTCCGAATGGATCCCTTCTGGAGAGGTGAGATTTCAATAGCTTCTTATTGAGCGGCTGCTTTTGCTTTGCCCGCCTGAGAACGTCTTGCTTTTATCTTTGCTTTAATTTTCTTTACTTTGCGATGATGTTTTCTTACTGCTGCTTTTGTCTTCTTGTTCATTTTTTTCCTGTAATTTGTCTCTGCTTAACTCATACCAATTTTAACAAAGCCTGGGAGAAAAAACAATCCTGACTATTTACGTCGCAGGATCGAAAGCCCCAAAACAAAAAGCGCTGACAGCCTTTTCAGCCATCAGCGCTGTTATACCTTTTGAAGACGCCCGATCTAGTTGGTACTCACATCGGAAAGATTCGGGTCTTTCGTTTCGGTTTCCGCTTTGAGCTCCGAGAATTTCAATTCGCCGCTCCGCTTGTCGGTCTTTACCCGTACCACCATGCCTTCGACGAAAGTGCCTTTGAGCATTTCTTCGGCAAGCGGGTCTTCCAGATATCGCTGGATCGCGCGGCGAAGCGGTCTAGCTCCAAATGCCGGATCAAATCCTTTCTCTGCGAGGAATTCTTTCGCAGGTTTCGTAAGCTCCAGCTTCACTCCGAGACTTCCGAGCCTGTTCCGCAAACTTTCCGTGTGAATGTCGATTATCTCCTTGATATCCTCGGTCGTAAGCGGCCGGAAAATTATCACATCATCGATCCTGTTCATAAATTCCGGATTAAAGAGTCTCTTCATCGCCTCTTCTATCACATTTTTCATCGAAGTGTATCTATCCTCCGTGCTCGATTGTCCGAATCCGAACGTGCCTGCAGCCTTGATATCCCGCGTGCCGATGTTTGTCGTCATTATCAAAATGACATTCTTGAAATCGACACGTCTTCCCAGGCTGTCAGTTAATATTCCATCATCGAGAACCTGCAGCAAGATGTTGAACACATCGGGATGTGCCTTCTCAATTTCGTCGAGCAAAACGACGCTGTACGGCTTGCGGCGAACTTTCTCCG includes:
- a CDS encoding PP2C family protein-serine/threonine phosphatase, whose amino-acid sequence is MKLLKSPAFLCLTAVIGLAVFIYLLPSYSTLRSIDSRLTRSQVRQDSRDVASRIGLSLPNGLMERTTFGTDNVAITFLQSRAGIPQINKLVRDDSIAVNRWTVVWFDGSQQTDESRRFEVSFSQAGKLVSYRIAIPDSTGGKYLRENEARNVLDSCWQNRHLDVITGINLSDWSLRTSEPIRLERRQDWTFTFVRKNENVFGLTEQISVRTSGDRIISYERSYQVPSEFSLEYNSRSAPFVFIVFSSWVIIFILFAAGLVIFLKRYNEGEAGVGSSLQVSSTYYIMAAISIVLSLPNISRAVQISSLNLFYQTIVVAVAMLLLWIPLQAILTFSAWGIGESSARAQWPEKLFTFDAATHLRFLNEKVGVSILRGFAFSGILLGVYAVAHPLLHIYAVDVNMSTPLDTYSPTIQSIADSFAVGLFCETLYRFGVLSFFGRRRLTTGMIVSAALFIPSVFYELPYGEYQISTRILLSIALSAVMILLFLKYDFLTVLVVSVLFNLAHNLIPIFGSKASYFEWNSVIAAAVLVLPIIISFVALWKKQHFELTVDLMPKHIRRISERERMARELEIAKNVQINLLPRNSPSVPQFEFGGICIPALEVGGDYYDFVRMNNGMIGATIADVSGKGLPAAIYMTLTKGALQAYGEEEPSPRKVLNRINSIIFRSVARGIFISMIYAVIDTKAKKVLFARAGHNPLVYFSTEKNDVRLLSPSGLALGLDNGDKFESSLEEMEIVLKPGDSLIFYTDGFSEAMDPRANEFGEDRLMRLIESTRSLSVKEMLTKIEDEVRKFVSGAPQHDDMTMLVVKVKPD
- a CDS encoding inositol monophosphatase family protein; its protein translation is MKSHLSRRDPFGKELEYALKVVKDSERITLKYFNSRLKVSYKSDKSPVTVADKLCEKFLVGELSKKFPAHGFFGEEFGEGMSRETSMRWIIDPVDGTRNFTRGIPYWGTLCGLECEGEIVAGIMALPALKTIYYASKGHGAYRNRERIRVSKVKELERSAIIFGGLSYFLGTKYDSGFNEIIKSAYHDRGFGDCFGYTFVVEGSAEAMLDPIVSPWDVAAIKIIVEEAGGIFTDFEGNSTVYGRTGVAANPYIHEAILRKLSQL